The following coding sequences lie in one Apium graveolens cultivar Ventura chromosome 3, ASM990537v1, whole genome shotgun sequence genomic window:
- the LOC141710947 gene encoding GDSL esterase/lipase At1g71691-like, translating to MGKYLKFSCLNVLLRTVILMYICHINVGVLGQQVVGDDFDVAPQAAAPTTEMVPAMFVFGDSLIDNGNNNNLASLAKANYYPYGIDFKAGPTGRFSNGYTMVDEIADLLGLPLVPAYSEASTDDMLHGVNYASAAAGILDITGRNFVGRIPFNRQLENFESSLTQIRARVGAANLAQQLSRCIFFVGMGSNDYLNNYLMPNYPTKNQYNGPQFADLLVQQYTAQLTRLYTLGARKVIIAGLGLMGCIPSILSQSTTSQCSEEVNQLVLPFNANTKTMINNLNTNLPGARITFIDIHNMIQDILANPGSYGFSVLDRGCCGIGKNNGQITCLPMQQPCSNRDEYVFWDAFHPTEAVNVLMARKAFTGNQDVVSPINIQQLASL from the exons ATGGGTAAgtacttgaagttttcttgtttgaATGTGTTGCTGCGGACAGTAATACTCATGTACATTTGCCATATCAATGTTGGGGTTTTGGGGCAACAAGTGGTGGGAGATGATTTTGATGTTGCACCACAAGCAGCAGCACCAACAACAGAGATGGTTCCTGCTATGTTCGTCTTTGGAGATTCATTGATTGACAATGGAAATAACAATAATCTGGCTTCGTTAGCAAAAGCTAACTATTACCCTTATGGTATTGACTTTAAGGCTGGTCCTACTGGTCGCTTTTCCAATGGCTACACTATGGTTGATGAGATTg CTGATCTCTTGGGACTACCTCTGGTGCCGGCATACTCTGAAGCTTCAACTGATGATATGCTTCATGGTGTCAATTATGCTTCTGCTGCGGCCGGGATTCTTGATATTACAGGAAGAAATTTT GTTGGTAGGATCCCATTTAACAGGCAACTTGAGAACTTTGAGAGTTCGCTAACTCAAATCAGAGCAAGAGTTGGAGCAGCTAATCTAGCACAACAGCTATCACGGTGCATCTTCTTCGTTGGAATGGGCAGCAATGACTACTTAAATAACTACCTAATGCCCAACTATCCAACCAAAAATCAGTATAATGGTCCACAATTCGCAGATCTCTTAGTTCAGCAGTACACAGCCCAACTCACA AGACTCTACACTCTTGGAGCACGGAAGGTAATCATAGCAGGTCTTGGATTAATGGGTTGTATTCCCAGCATTCTTTCACAAAGTACAACGAGTCAGTGCTCAGAGGAAGTTAACCAGCTAGTTTTACCTTTCAATGCCAACACCAAGACAATGATCAATAATCTAAACACTAATCTTCCCGGTGCAAGAATAACCTTCATTGACATTCACAACATGATCCAAGATATCCTCGCCAACCCTGGATCCTATG GATTCAGCGTTCTAGATCGTGGGTGCTGTGGTATTGGGAAGAACAACGGACAGATAACATGCCTTCCGATGCAGCAGCCTTGTTCAAACAGGGATGAATATGTGTTCTGGGATGCATTCCATCCAACAGAAGCCGTGAATGTACTAATGGCAAGGAAGGCCTTCACTGGAAATCAAGATGTTGTTTCTCCCATCAACATCCAGCAGCTTGCCAGTCTCTAA